The window ataaaaaagatgggataggcttcctttagaagatggaattttagtttaGCCTTTCTggcaattaaaataattattggtTAAgttataatcaatttatcaatcagTACAGGTAAGGAATTGACAAAATGGCTCCTTAACCTCTTGTAGTCCACTTTTTCAGGTTTTTATCCTTTCTGGACAAGAGGTGGATCCTTACACAGCAACCAAATCTAATTGGTTCACATAATTCAATAGTCTAAAGGTGGATTACATTAggtttgggagggggaggagagagaggtggTGAGGATCCTTAagtattcttctttaaagaattacacctctctaacacaattcaattagaataaaatggtcttttatttaggcacttagagaaagtgaccaaaagAGAAGTCAAAGACCTCAAGGGGAGAAGAGGTGACTTAGAGACTTGATTCTCTGAGTCAACTTTCtctttggaagggagggaggccaAGGCCTTTACAGGATGGATGGTGGGGgaatggatggggtgaccacctgagtATTTAAAGTTACCTTTGGGGTTGGAAAATGCTTGAGTGAGGGGTGGTAGTGTTTCTGTCCCGTCACagctcaggcagcagccacacctaataggctCATCTCCTGGTGGGGTGAAAGAGgcttgaatgaagggtggtggtcctgacttctggagctaTATTTGTCCCCAGTGCTGCttatctccccctacttcttaggtgtgtccatgcTTCAGTTTAGCTTCTCTAGGAGAAAACCTGAGTTAGGCCAGACCCATATCAAGCTGAAGGACTGAAAGTTCTTTTGATTAGGGACAATATCTCTGTTCAAGGTAATCAATTtattatgggcccagagcaccccagaagttctctggggtacatcaaaggatttctctcttggtttcctttccccatcccctaaataaactattatcttattctattggatttgtgtgcgagagggtgtaattctttaaagaggaattcctaaggacccccaacccctaccccaaaccccctaccctatttttccCACAACAAATCCAAAGAATGTAAATTCCACCCAAGCTGAGCCAGCACACTGGAGTTCACCCGAGTGTGGTCTTGAGTGGGACAGTGAGTATGGAATTACAACATTTAATATAAGGGGGGGGGCATCTGAAGTTCCTCATGATATTGGTCATTAGCCAGGGAAACCAGTGgtggagatgaagaaagagagccTTCctggcatgagggacagccagagaaaatggccaGAGCTGAGAGATTGAATAGCTTGTTTGAGAAAAAGCAAGGAGTTGGGTGTCACTGGTCAGTGGAGGGTGTAaagtttaaatttctttatttttaatttttgttgaggcaattggggttaaatgacttgcccagggtcacacagatagtaagcatcaaatgtctgaggctggatttgaactcaggtcctcctgaaaacagggccagtgctctatccactgcgccaactagctgcccccgagagcaTAAAGTTTAAGACCCCTGGAAAGGTAGGGAGTAGAGGgcaaggttatgaaggactttgaacactGAATAGAGGATTTTGTACTAGATCCcagaggtgataggaagccactgaaatttattgagtaggagggtgatatggtcagacctgctctttaggaaaatcactttggtggctgaagaaagatggactggagtgaggagaggtTTATGACAGGCAGATGACCAGCAGGCTGTCACAGTAGTCTAGGAGTGAGGAGAACAGGCCTGTatgagagaagggggaatatcTGAGATAGGCTACAGGCCACCCCCCACAGAGTTGGGGGAACAATGGGTTCAGTTTTGTTAACTCATGTTCAGTATAAGATATCTATAAAATCCACTTTGGggtgtctaataggcagttggagatgtgagactggaggccAGTCCAGAGAGTAGGGCTGGATAGagtagatttaagaatcactggCATAGAGAGAACCGAACCCattgttgtgggaatgcagtggcatcccaagaaacctaaagattccaACTCTCAAAGCCAAGGGGAAaacagctctgtctcccacctcggGAATAAGGTGTCGAGGAGCAAGACCCCGGTACCCTGGTAccctgataagcaataccaaagTCTGCAAAATGCTCTGCAGGATATGTATGGATCCTGCATCTCCTcttgataccccattattcaaagattccCTTCTAAATATCTGGCCCttcccagtttttgcatttcctcttgctttgtaattccctcccctttctttgtttggtaaagatacaaaagaccaggtcttctcttactcctggGGGACAGCTTTCCCTAAGTGATTTGTCCCTAGGCCATGTGttcctctttcctaataaatcttttttaacCCTGTGGAACACATATGGGAAAGGAAGtatgacctgaatgaagatccagcaaaagagatcCAGACGGAGCAGGCAGACAGGCAGCAAGAAAACAGGGAGAATGTAGGAGTACTAGAaatctagagaggagagagaatcaaGGAGAAAGAGAGTGGTCAACAgggtcaaaagctgcagagagctGAAGAAGTGTGAGGAGGGTGGAGAAAAGGCCACTGCATTTGGCTAGTAAGGGGTTATTGGAAGAGACTAGGTAGTTAGGTGGAAGCCTTGCTCGCCAGCTGACTAATCCAAACATTAGCTACTTTTCCTCTAAAAGGGAATGTAGTAAGTGAACTCTGGTCCAAACTACCCCCTGGCTATCATCATCTGCATTTCTGGTTCACGAACTGAAAGGCAATGCTGACTTCACTCTCCGggtttcatcttttttcccctgagtGAACAAGCCCCTGAAGACTCTGGCTTGCTGGGGAGGCAGGAGCTGGAATAAGAGCAATGCCTTGGTGACCAGAAGCTTAGAATTCCTTTCTGTGAAGTCCATCTCAAGGCTGTAGGTTCAGGGAACTAAGACAGCAGGAAGCCCTCCAGAGAGTCTTTTCTTCAAAGCACCCCCAGCAAAAAAAGGGGCAGAATAACACCTGGTGCTGCTGGAATCATAGAACATCAGAAGTTGGCCTCATCTATCTCCTGGCTAACTACTCTGTTCGGCATGGGGGTGACCTCTGACAGCTGAAACCTCTAGTCGCAAGGCAATACTTTGTGGGTGCATAGACCATGAGATAAGGGAGGGAAACTGCCAGATTATTTCCTGGGAATCATGGGAGTGGGTGGGGAGAGAATAGTTCTGGTGGCTAAAGCTTAGTGTTGATGGAAAGGACAAGCCAACTATGCTCTTAACTCTACAGACTGGCGACACCCATCCAGACCAGAAAAGCTATACATCTGCTCCTGTGGCTCACCCACCCACATATACTTTGAGGTAGTAGACAAGGAGGGTCAGGGACCCATTAATGTCTTTTTTAGAGGTTCTGAATTCAGGTGAATGGTGTTAGTCTAGTGGGAAGAGATTGGGTGCCATGATCTCAAGCTGGCATATGGAGGAGAGTCCTTATAGATGTGTTTATGAGCCTAGATTCCTAAATAGGAAACTAACTCATATAATACTGTGCCAGGCATGCCCcagagagtgggagagaaaggggcatCTGAGTCACTCTCTGTTCCTACCAAATTAGATCCAGGGAGCATTTTGTTCCCCATAAACTAAACAGTCCTTTTCTACCCACCTTTCTTGGGGAAGAGGGGCCCATAGGGCGGCTCAGAGGAAACATGAAAGATGGTTCAGAGACTAAATCACCAGGTGTTCTGACTCCCAACCCCACATCTTATCAAGATGGATGAGTTCAGGATACTCTATCCGACAACCAACGCCCCCTTTGAATAGTTTCCTTAATCAGATTTCCAAATGTGAACCCTCCTAGTACTATTGTCCACCTCCAGACTCATTGCTCCATCCTACCTTCCTACTGTTCCCAGCTGACCTGAGTTACAGCTGGCCTCAGCCAGCTCTTCCTTTCCCAGAAGGAAGAAGACTAGAGGAAGACAGGGCCTGCCTGCtcttcttctgtcttctcttttcatAACCTGTATTCATCAGAAGTTTGGGCCGGGAGCCAAAAAAGCCAAGGAAGATTCCTAGTCTAAGGATCGGCTGATTCTTTTCTCTGCCAAAGCTTCAACATAAGAACTGGGTAAGGAGAGAGGTCCTAGGCTGAGCTAATCTGGGCAAGAATGGCTTGAATGAGGAGGGGAAGACAGGAAAGAGCCAGACATAGGGTGCTGGGACTTTGGGAATGAGGATGTAGGTATTTGGGGGAAAGGCAACAAacaatatttttatcttttgcccTCTCCCTCCAACTCCCCCTTGTCCTTCTTTCCCCACATAGGAAAAATGATTCTGTCTAGGATTCTGGTCCTCCATCTGCTCCTGGTACCAACTCTGGCTTTCCTCTCCTTCACATCCTCTGCAGTCAGAAAATTCCGTGCCCTGCATGTTGATTATCCTAAGGTTAAATTCGCTGAGGGCTTCCAAGGCTACTGCAATGGCCTGGTATCCTATGTTCGAGGATGGAAAAAAGACTGGCAATGCCCGTGGGTCCACTATGTGCTGCATGCTCCCTGGGCAAAAATTACTAAGAACTGTAAGCATACTGACAGCTACTGTGAGGACTTCAATGAGTACTGCTCTGTCAGCCAAGATGCCTTTCCTCTCACCACCTGTAACCGCCTAACCTTGGAGCCACCCACCACCTGCCAATACAACGAAACCACTTCCACTCAACGAGTATACCTACTTTGCTCCAGAAAATACAATGGTGAACCTGTGTTTATCATTGGCCTCCTCTAGAAGTAGAATGGGGAGGGACCCAAGTATCAGGGGAAAACCTAGGCTTTGATCCCTGGCAAAACAAGGGTCAGGCTGTTGTTTCCTTGCTCAGGGAATATAAGTCTTCCCCCTGCCCTCTGCATCCCTCCTATGACAACAGAGCAGGCCAAGCCAGTTTCCAGGAAACCAGATCATTCGGCAGAATTTCCAAGGGCCCCAGACCACTCCCCACTGTCTCTACATGAAGAATAATAGATAAGTTACCCTATAAACCACCAGGAAATTGCCCCATTACCCTTTGAGCAAGTCCAACCTTGTGCCCGCTTGCCAGTTTCCTAACCCAGAGATATAGCCCCTCACCCTTTGAAAAATTcagtcttccccttctcccccagccCCCCTTTGCCCTAAGAAGCTAACTTTGTCCAGTTGGCAGAGGCTCACTGTTCACTTGGCCGGATCCTGAAAACTGGCAAGAGGCCCAGAGCCATGGCCAGCACCATGACAACAGCTGGCCtggcctcccttccctccaccccccaccttcTATCCCCACTACTTCTTTCTCTGCCCAGCTTCCTCCAAAGGGTATCTTTGTTTGCTAGACACTGGCCATCTAGTCTCTGAAGCACTTGGCCCCCTCATGCCCATCCTGGGGTCACAGAACCTCTTCCCATTCCATCTTCCCCACCTCTTAAACACACCCCTCCCCAATTTCCcaatatcttcctttctttccattcaccGGGGTTCCCTTTATATATAATctgccctctcctttctctccatcccacaACAGATTCTAGGTAGCACTTGTAGGGTTGATTGGGATAGAGTAAGATAAAGTCTTTTAAACCATGAACCATGTGCTTTATTTTCTCTGGATACATCTTGAAATCTTAGGAAATAGTACAAGAGAATTGAGGGAGATGGGAGTATTGGGATAGCTACAGATCTGGGAGCCTCCAGAGCTTCAAATTCAACCAATTCAAcagcctcctttccttcctccttaggttctccttttccctctcaacTAGATCTCCTCTTCAACCTGACTCTCACCTCTTTCCTCTAATTTGGGATTCTTTCCCTTCAGAAAACCCCTCAATCAATCTCTCTTCTACATTGACTCCAGTGGCTCTGTGGGTAATAGGGCAGGgagtggagaagggaaaggaaggcaatGCTTAATGGTGTGATCATGGGCAATTGGCTtaatttctgagcctcagtttactcatctgaaaaatggtagTAATTCCTCTAGCATCCAACACACAAGACAGTTTCAAGAGAGAAAATTtcaatctctgtttctctgtctctgtctctctctgtagctatctatctatctatatgtgtatatacaaacacacacacacacacacacacacacacacacacacacacacacacgggggcagctaggtagcacagtggataaagcatcggccctggattcaagacttgagttcagatctcgcctcagacacttgacactagctgtgtgaccttgggcaagtcacttaaccccccccccaaagagtctATTATAAAGTCTAGGCAAGGAGTATTAAGGGCTTATCCTAAGATGATGGTAGTGTGGATGATAAACAGGAGATTTGAGAGAAATGTTGGAGGAAGAAACAGCAGGACTTAACAATTTATTGGATTTGAAGATGGCAAAATTAAGTCTTGGAGGCTATACATGGGTGTCATGGCCTGATAACTCAATTACCTCCCATCCCATCTAGAGCTACCTTTCCAAACTGCAACCAGTGAAGGCAAGAGAGATCTAATGAATCAACCAATTGACCAAACAGTATTTATTAAGgttctaatatgtgccaggcacactgATACAATAACaggtcacatttatatagtgcttaatgggtataaagcactttacatacattatttcatttgactttcATAGCAATCCTGTGAATATTTAAGGCATTggagactggatctgtgatttcattagtaaaaGGAGCTTCCAAACAAGGAATCTTCTAATTTAGGTTGTCACATTCTCTGTAACTTAAGGGTCCTAGAGTTgtctagaacactgagaagttgTGAGTGGGGTCATAGCCAGTATGTGCTGGAGGCAGAACTTGGCATCTGATCTCTGTGGCTCCTATGCCAGCTTTCTATTCACTACTCCATAACTGTAGTTAggatttagaatttcttttattattagtgccATTTTATtgagaagaaattgaagcccaaagtcacaaaggagttTGAAGAtaggactagaacccaaatcttcttgcTCCAAGTGTAATGACAGCCAGCCTATGGAAACATATGGTGTTGCCTTTCCTTATTCTTGCTGATCACAGATACTCATTAAACCCTTGGGTGTGTTGGAGATGGCTCAACCATACATGGGATTGAGAGCTGAAGTATATGAGCACTTTGACATGACAAAACAAGCCCTTTGTTGACTGATGAGATAGGAATTGATGACAGGCCACCAGCTCATTCTTTTGCTTTGACTCTCATGTGGCAcatcctgttttctttcactaAATTCACCATGACTGAGGGTCTAGAGGTCCAGAAGTCCTAGGACCAACGAGCAGAGATAACTGAGGACAAAGAAGACAACCCAAGTTCTTGGCCTGGCTTGCCAGAAAACACGGACTTTGAGGGAGACAGCAAAGAGCTAATTACATAAAATGCCTAATCAGCAGTCCTGCAAACTGCTCTGTGTTCTGATGGGACTTAAGTATCAGTTTCTTGAGAGATTGCAATAGTAGTTATAAGGTTATATTAACtatgaccatatatatatatatataaaacatataagtTATATGACTCAAGTGGTGTGAATGCATCTTGAGATTTTTgcatcttttagcaaaatgtctgTGTGTGAGGAATGTACCCGTCTCATACCTGATTCATATTATACATTGAGTACCTTTCTGCTTCCCCTTTTAGGAACATTGTAGACAAAAGCTAAAACCTAAGCTTTAAATAATTTGTCCCCAGTTTATCAGGATGGGTATTTAATGAGCTGAAGAGAATGAGATAAGGAAACATAGCCCCCTCTCATTAGAAGCCAGGCTTCCCCAGGACTGAATTTGGTATAGAAGCCACATGCATGTGTCCAGACCAAAGGGGCCCCTAATGGAAAAGGGAGTAGCTGTAATACCCCAGTCCCTTGGACCCAATTGTGGTAACTTCGATAAATCCACTGTTCTTTCAGTAATGGTGGAATCCTCTGCCTTAAATACAGAATGCTCCCTAATTGGGGGTAGGGCATCACAACAATGTAATccctctgtgaaaaaaaaaaagtctggtttCTGGGTGAATTTGGCAATGAAGAATTGGTGTTTGGTCACATTAGTATTTTAGGGCATAGAACAATATTGTAGTATAATCTGCATTGGTGTCAGAAgagacaggttcaaatctcaactccatcacttacaagctgtgtggcctTATATTTAACCTTAATATGATATACTTATTAATGGTAATGGTGTCCCATCCCCCAACCACCATCACAAGTGAAGAACCCAGGAGGCAATCAATGATCATTGGGAATGTGTGGGTGAAGTTCCAAAGTTCACTACAGGTTGAAGTCTTTCTGGTTAGCTGGGAGTTAGTACAgcatgggtttaaaaaaaaaagcaacaacaacccAACAACTTATTGGGGGTTGGGAGTGGGTGAGAAACAGGTACTTTGGCCTGGGAAACAGAAATAGCCATTCTGACTGGGGCAGGGCCAGGAAGAATGTACATTTGGGTCAAATTGAAGGTGGGTTTCTGATCAAATCATGGCAAACAGCCATGAGGCCTGAGATAGGCCTAATCCACTGTGAGATCTGGGGAACACTAATTTAGAACCACTCATAAACAGGTATAAAAACATTTCACATCCCAATCTAACTGTCTACCTGGGCCAACTTGACATCTGTTTGCTGCTGCTCCACTTTTCCCCATCTGAACCAGTAGCTGAACCTTAGACTTTCAAAATCCCTGTCTCCTATCCCTaatccttccccactcccaggAATTTAACCTGGGTAAATTTGAGCAAAAAGTAGAAATTGGAGATGAGGAGAAGTAAAGTAGCAGGCAGCTGGCAAGACAgcctggatggatggatggcttgATGGTTGGCTGCCCAAGGTTCCAACTGTCTAGATTGGTGACTAAGTGTGAACTAGCTCACACTGCCCAATCTATCTCCTATTGGGTCCTAGACTCCAGAACACGTCATGCTTCACTTTCACATCCTACCCACCATCAAGCCATTCATCCAGGCTATCTTGCCATCCGCCTGCTACCTCACTTCTCCCCATCTCCAATTTCTACTTTTTGCTTAAATCGATAGCACTATTGCTTCTGGAAGGCATGTCAATTTACTATTCTATATATCAACTCATCATCCTTGTGACTCTCTAAGACCAAGAGATCAGGGACTGACTTTCTGTATTTGGATCTTCAATGCTTAGCAAAGAGCTAGgcaaataagtacttaataaatgcttatccatccatccatccatccatccatccatccatccatccatccatccatcatccatccatccatccatcaatccatcatccatccatcaatccatcatccatccatccatccatccatccatccatccatccatcatccatcaatccatcatccatccatccatccatccatccatccatccatcatccatcatccatccatcaatccatccatccatcatccatccatccatccatccatcatccatccatcaatccatccatccatccatccatccatccatccatccatccatccattcatcaatccatcatccatccatccatccatccatccatccatccatccatccatccatctatcatccatccacccatccatccatccatcatctatccatccatccatccatccatccgtcatctatccatccatcatccatccatccatccatccatctgtggtaaaatatgaaagtttttaacagtcggttaggataactgaaagacgccagtttttcaaggaccacccttttggggaggagatgaacagtccgcctgctgcgcatgtcagactgcctgccgggtttttgacttccggggtggagagaacgggagtaggccttttttgcctgcttggcgggactcctgacggcgcggcacagacggtctctctctctccaaaggtggccttttcggtttggtgagtttttataaggaatatagactaagcctagacttaagacgatttgtattatatttctattttcctatccttctaatcaacatcaccttgtgactaccatacaataaaggctctatctagaaaaccagaagtttcttctatttactagtctgggagataaattagggaaaagttaagtaggggagatttatgatctaatatccaattttattctcacacatccatccatcatccatccatccatccatccatccatccatccatccatccatcatccatccatccatccatccatccatcatccatccattcatcaatccatcatccatccatccatccatccatcatccatccatccatccaacattCAAGTGGAAAATATACTTAGAACTGGAGAGAGTAGATAGGAAGTAGGATGAGTAATAATATAAAAGAGGGAGGTGAAGCTCTGAGCTGTTAAATATCTAAGGGCAATTGTTAAAAACTTGGGGTATGAAGTGAGTGACCAGAGTGAGACACTGAGTTTCAGACTCCAAAGAATTCAGTAATGAGGCAAGTCAGCACTGGGATGGATGTTTTCTCATTGGGATAGATTAAGGAGAGATTCATATCTTGGGAAAAAAGAGGTCTTTGACAGGGTCCTGACCTTTTTTTCCACACACCTCCAACCTTAGAACTAACTCAAAGGCAGAGCCAGGCTGGTCAGTTCTAATTGCACCTGGGTCTCTTCCTGGCCAAAGGATCAACACAAAAgatgctccccaccccccacctgccctcccctttttcctAGAGCTCTTGGGCCTGCAACCCCTCTATACcaaatcaatttaacaaacacattaagacctactatgtgcaaggcactatttTACTGTTCTTATTCTAGCCTTATTCTTTCCAAGGGGAATAGATGTGCTGGAGTGGTCAGAGACTCTTAGCCCCTTGGTGGGGATGAGGGGGTATGTGTATCATGATAAAAATGGAAGCAATGATTGTATTCACAGCAGGTTTTTCTTCCATATCCCCTGTACTTGAATTccaaaaactatataaatgagaGATTTCTGGTTTAAGCCCAGAGATTAGGTTGGGGAAGAAcaggggagaaattgaatggaaGCTGCTCCCTACCTCATTACCCTGTGAGGGGCAGTTATAAGGGTGGTC is drawn from Dromiciops gliroides isolate mDroGli1 chromosome 2, mDroGli1.pri, whole genome shotgun sequence and contains these coding sequences:
- the RNASE13 gene encoding probable inactive ribonuclease-like protein 13; protein product: MILSRILVLHLLLVPTLAFLSFTSSAVRKFRALHVDYPKVKFAEGFQGYCNGLVSYVRGWKKDWQCPWVHYVLHAPWAKITKNCKHTDSYCEDFNEYCSVSQDAFPLTTCNRLTLEPPTTCQYNETTSTQRVYLLCSRKYNGEPVFIIGLL